Proteins from one Cicer arietinum cultivar CDC Frontier isolate Library 1 chromosome 3, Cicar.CDCFrontier_v2.0, whole genome shotgun sequence genomic window:
- the LOC101512291 gene encoding uncharacterized protein, with amino-acid sequence MTVWFFSYSLSLSLFLCFSIFILQHYFTQIIIMKRCFLACFSSSSSSKRKNPFPPNSIPITIQQPTHPNKDILLQDSIHWLSQSKTENEEDLSHNYNNKPQEEEEEEDHEECSDSLFSLSIGCRKPVSTDDNAADDTEVNSAPIQQFHPANNLSIVPFKSQQQPNDLEGKNSEEEEVKPITMNHSLIEYRYRDCTDDGYNDINLDGDDDPYNEKREVEGSEAEGSESLFSLPTDYYYDNRKRVSSTEKVDDEVSSIMVAPQPQEEESKGNNIAEDDVCSVLKPIENYVSKENVKVMKETMKKDKENINMMNKIGVDTSLSNWLDESDESNTPKSITKGCDYVNLGAWTFKEMIKYCSATSSSPVEKSLIGTVWELLESEPVFQIKHL; translated from the exons atgaccGTTTGGTTCTTCTCatattctctctctctttctctctttctctgTTTCTCAATCTTCATATTACAACATTACTTtacacaaattattattatgaagaGATGCTTTCTAgcttgtttttcttcttcttcttcttccaaacGTAAAAATCCCTTTCCTCCCAATTCTATTCCTATTACTATTCAACAACCAACTCACCCAAACAAAGACATTCTCCTTCAAGATTCCATCCACTGGCTTTCACAATCCAA AACAGAAAATGAAGAAGACCTATCTCATAACTACAACAACAAAccccaagaagaagaagaagaagaagatcatgAAGAGTGTTCTGATTCACTCTTTTCTCTTTCCATTGGTTGCAGAAAACCAGTTTCAACAGATGATAATGCTGCTGATGATACTGAAGTTAACAGTGCTCCAATTCAACAATTCCACCCTGCAAATAATCTATCTATTGTTCCATTCAAGAGTCAACAACAACCCAATGATTTGGAGGGAAAAAAcagtgaagaagaagaagtgaaACCAATAACTATGAATCACTCTCTCATTGAGTATCGATATCGCGATTGCACCGATGATGGATACAATGATATTAACCTTGATGGTGATGATGATCCTTACAATGAAAAGAGAGAGGTAGAAGGTTCAGAGGCAGAAGGTTCAGAGTCATTGTTTTCTCTACCCactgattattattatgataataGAAAACGAGTTTCATCAACTGAAAAAGTTGATGATGAAGTTAGCAGTATTATGGTGGCACCACAGCCCCAAGAAGAAGAAAGTAAAGGAAACAACATTGCAGAAGATGATGTTTGTTCAGTTCTGAAACCAATTGAGAATTATGTTAGTAAAGAGAACGTGAAGGTGATGAAAGAAACAATGAAGAAAGACAAAGAAAACATCAACATGATGAATAAAATTGGGGTAGATACTAGTCTCTCTAATTGGTTGGATGAATCAGACGAGAGTAATACACCAAAATCAATTACAAAAGGATGTGATTATGTGAATTTAGGAGCATGGACATTTAAAGAGATGATAAAGTATTGTTCTGCAACATCTTCTAGTCCTGTTGAGAAGTCACTTATTGGTACTGTTTGGGAGCTATTGGAGTCAGAACCGGTCTTCCAAATCAAACACCTATAG
- the LOC101511962 gene encoding cell division cycle 5-like protein, whose protein sequence is MRIMIKGGVWKNTEDEILKAAVMKYGKNQWARISSLLVRKSAKQCKARWYEWLDPSIKKTEWTREEDEKLLHLAKLMPTQWRTIAPIVGRTPSQCLERYEKLLDAACVKDDNYEPGDDPRKLRPGEIDPNPESKPARPDPVDMDEDEKEMLSEARARLANTKGKKAKRKAREKQLEEARRLASLQKKRELKAAGIDVRQRRRKRRGIDYNAEIPFEKRPPSGFYDPTDEDRPVEQPSFPTTIEELEGKRRIDVEAQLRKQDVARNKIAERQDAPAAILHANKLNDPETVRKRSKLMLPPPQISDQELDEIAKLGYASDLVGSEEFSEGSSATRALLSNYPQTPNQAMTPLRTPQRTPASKGDAIMMEAENLARLRESQTPLLGGENPELHPSDFSGVTPKKKEIHTPNPLLTPSATPGSAGGLTPRSGMTPARDGFSFGMTPKGTPLRDELHINEEMEMHDSAKLELRRQADMKKSLRSGLSSLPQPKNEYQIVMQPVQEDADEPEEKIEEDMSDRIAREKAEEEARQQALLRKRSKVLQRELPRPPPASLELIRNSLIRADGDKSSFVPPTSIEQADEMIRKELLTLLEHDNAKYPLDDIVIKERKKGAKRAANGPTIPVIEDFQEDEMKDADKLIKDEAQYLRVAMGHENDSLDEFVEAHTTCINDLMYFVTRNAYGLSSVAGNMEKLAALQNEFENVRSKLDDGKEKMIRLEKKVTVLTQGYETRSKKGLWPQIEATFKQMDVAATEFECFQALKKQEQLAASHRINNLWSEVQKQKELERTLQKRYGDLMADLERTQNVIEQFRVQAQLQEEIEAKSCALEGNEVKADEINVHGVEDVQTQQEKAEAKNQVLESTEATADEINVQGTENCEAAPLSADQQIVAVHDQDTSSSKNDMDVELPDAPAAEDESAKIEEACIENKETTLDMSAAVEIKSNEGNEEGQDVQIPDEVMESANQPDNSTRESTLDDMQVSEGKNDEAN, encoded by the exons ATGAGGATTATGATAAAAGGAGGTGTTTGGAAAAACACCGAAGATGAAATTCTGAAAGCTGCTGTTATGAAATATGGTAAAAATCAATGGGCTCGTATCTCTTCACTTCTTGTTCGCAAATCTGCTAAACAATGTAAAGCTCGTTGGTATGAATGGTTAGATCCTTCCATTAAGAAAACTGAATGGACTAGAGAAGAAGATGAGAAACTTCTTCATCTTGCTAAGCTTATGCCTACTCAATGGAGAACCATTGCTCCCATTGTTGGCCGAACTCCTTCGCAGTGTCTTGAAAGGTACGAGAAACTCCTTGATGCTGCTTGTGTTAAGGATGATAACTATGAGCCTGGTGACGATCCTCGGAAGTTGCGGCCTGGGGAGATTGACCCAAATCCTGAGTCAAAACCTGCTCGTCCTGATCCTGTTGATATGGATGAGGACGAGAAGGAGATGCTTTCCGAAGCGCGTGCAAGGTTGGCTAATACGAAGGGTAAGAAAGCGAAAAGGAAAGCTAGGGAAAAACAGCTTGAGGAAGCTAGGAGGCTTGCTTCTTTACAGAAGAAGAGAGAATTGAAGGCTGCTGGAATTGATGTTAGGCAGCGGAGGAGAAAAAGGAGAGGAATTGATTATAATGCGGAAATTCCCTTTGAGAAGAGGCCTCCTTCGGGTTTTTATGATCCTACTGATGAGGATAGGCCGGTGGAGCAGCCCTCATTCCCTACTACTATTGAAGAACTTGAGGGTAAAAGAAGGATTGATGTTGAGGCGCAGTTAAGAAAGCAAGACGTTGCAAGGAATAAGATCGCAGAGAGGCAGGATGCCCCGGCTGCTATTCTGCATGCTAACAAGCTGAATGACCCAGAAACAGTTAGGAAGAGATCGAAACTGATGCTTCCACCACCCCAGATTTCTGACCAAGAATTGGATGAAATTGCAAAGTTGGGTTATGCCAGTGACCTTGTGGGCAGCGAGGAATTCAGTGAAGGCAGCAGTGCTACACGCGCTCTTCTCTCTAATTATCCACAAACACCCAACCAAGCAATGACTCCTTTAAGAACTCCTCAGAGAACACCAGCTAGTAAAGGAGATGCTATCATGATGGAAGCTGAAAATTTGGCCAGACTTAGGGAGTCTCAGACACCACTGTTGGGAGGAGAGAACCCGGAGTTGCATCCTTCGGATTTTTCTGGGGTCACTCCCAAGAAAAAGGAAATTCACACTCCAAACCCACTGCTGACTCCCTCTGCAACCCCTGGAAGTGCAGGCGGCCTTACTCCCAGAAGTGGTATGACGCCTGCTAGGGATGGTTTTTCTTTTGGCATGACTCCAAAAGGAACTCCTCTCAGGGATGAGCTGCATATCAATGAAGAAATGGAGATGCATGACAGTGCTAAACTCGAGCTACGGAGACAAGCTGATATGAAAAAAAGTTTGCGCTCTGGTTTAAGCAGCCTTCCACAACCCAAAAATGAGTACCAGATAGTGATGCAACCAGTTCAAGAAGATGCTGATGAGCCTGAGGAGAAGATCGAAGAGGATATGTCTGATAGAATTGCTAGAGAGAAGGCAGAAGAAGAAGCACGACAGCAGGCATTACTTAGAAAACGATCAAAAGTCCTTCAAAGGGAACTTCCTAGGCCTCCTCCAGCATCTTTGGAGCTTATTAGAAACTCCTTGATAAGAGCTGATGGGGACAAGAGTTCATTTGTTCCGCCAACCTCAATTGAGCAAGCCGATGAGATGATTAGAAAGGAACTTCTAACCTTACTGGAGCATGATAATGCTAAGTATCCACTTGATGATATAGTGATTAAGGAGAGAAAAAAGGGGGCCAAACGAGCAGCAAATGGACCTACTATCCCTGTGATAGAAGATTTTCAGGAAGATGAGATGAAAGAT GCTGATAAGTTGATAAAAGATGAAGCCCAGTATCTTCGTGTGGCAATGGGGCATGAAAATGATTCCCTTGATGAATTTGTTGAAGCACATACAACTTGCATTAATGATTTAATGTACTTTGTCACCCGTAATGCCTATGGTTTATCAAGTGTTGCGGGAAACATGGAGAAGCTAGCAGCTTTGCAGAATGAATTTGAGAATGTAAGAAGTAAGTTGGATGATGGTAAGGAGAAAATGATACGACTTGAGAAGAAGGTTACAGTACTCACGCAAGGATATGAG ACGAGATCAAAAAAAGGTCTCTGGCCTCAAATTGAGGCCACTTTCAAGCAGATGGACGTGGCTGCAACAGAATTTGAGTGTTTTCAAGCTTTAAAAAAGCAGGAGCAGCTAGCAGCATCGCATAGGATTAACAATCTTTGGTCTGAAGTTCAAAAGCAAAAGGAACTTGAGAGAACTTTACAGAAGAGGTATGGGGATCTTATGGCAGACTTGGAAAGGACCCAAAATGTAATAGAGCAGTTCAGGGTACAAGCACAACTACaagaagaaattgaagcaaAGAGTTGTGCACTTGAGGGTAATGAGGTCAAGGCTGATGAAATTAATGTGCATGGTGTAGAAGACGTACAAACACAACAAGAAAAAGCTGAAGCAAAGAATCAGGTGCTTGAAAGTACAGAAGCCACTGCCGATGAAATTAATGTGCAGGGTACAGAAAATTGTGAAGCGGCACCCCTCTCAGCTGACCAGCAAATAGTCGCCGTGCATGATCAGGACACTTCTAGCTCCAAAAATGATATGGATGTGGAATTGCCAGATGCACCTGCTGCAGAGGATGAGAGTGCAAAAATTGAAGAAGCTTGTATTGAAAACAAAGAGACCACACTAGATATGAGTGctgcagtggaaataaaaagtaatgAGGGAAATGAAGAGGGTCAAGATGTTCAAATTCCAGATGAGGTTATGGAATCTGCTAATCAACCTGATAATAGCACAAGAGAATCTACGCTTGATGACATGCAAGTTTCTGAAGGTAAAAATGATGAAGCTAATTAA